The Juglans microcarpa x Juglans regia isolate MS1-56 chromosome 8S, Jm3101_v1.0, whole genome shotgun sequence genome has a window encoding:
- the LOC121244745 gene encoding NAD(P)H-quinone oxidoreductase subunit M, chloroplastic: MAAISSYMACTKFSMLGLVGGKGELRKRKAFSISAQQQAEVKESQEVKVEEQEQEKVKIPGKQPRPVEPQVNVKSKNMSREYGGQWLSSVTRHVRIFAAYIDPETWEFDQTQMDKLTMLLDPSDEFVWTPETCSKVFAYFQELVDHYEGAPLTEYTLRLIGSDIEHYIRKLLYDGEIKYNMNAKVLNFSMGKPRILFNDNNGQPQDAQ, translated from the exons ATGGCGGCAATTTCTTCTTACATGGCCTGCACGAAGTTCTCTATGTTGGGTTTGGTTGGAGGGAAAGGGGAACTAAGAAAGAGGAAGGCATTCTCCATTTCAGCTCAGCAGCAAGCTGAAGTAAAAGAATCACAAGAAGTGAAGGttgaagaacaagaacaagagaaagtGAAGATACCAGGAAAACAACCAAGACCAGTGGAACCACAAGTGAATGTAAAGAGCAAGAATATGAGTAGAGAATATGGAGGACAGTGGCTGAGCAGTGTCACCCGGCACGTTAGGATTTTTGCAGCATATATTGATCCTGAAACCTGGGAGTTTGATCAAACCCAGATGGACAAACTTACAATGCTTCTTGATCCCTCAGATGAGTTTGTGTGGACTCCTGAGACTTGCAGTAAGGTCTTTGCGTACTTCCAGGAGCTTGTGGATCACTATGAG GGTGCCCCTCTGACAGAATACACACTTCGTCTGATTGGTTCAGACATAGAGCATTACATAAGAAAGCTGCTCTATGACGGGGAAATCAAATACAACATGAACGCAAAGGTCCTCAACTTCAGCATGGGGAAGCCAAGGATTCTATTTAATGACAACAATGGCCAACCTCAAGATGCACAATGA